The Rhopalosiphum maidis isolate BTI-1 chromosome 1, ASM367621v3, whole genome shotgun sequence genome has a segment encoding these proteins:
- the LOC113550311 gene encoding chorion peroxidase-like yields the protein MGNIFRRKVKLFTNENSPLIGFKSKSKWCTLRNVALFVSFMLCILIVLYALFLIFNKPMTKISTLRLNSVATINNDYFEKCAPQITCDPNAKYRTVNGSCNNLQNPSWGAALTPFYRYMDPVFSDRISAFRLQSDGSLLPNARNLTLTIFKDIKRICDHKNNEILVPWAQFITHDMAYSPVRSVNSSFPAALDHCQDENPPTECSATIPLSPDDPVYGKLNMTILKFMRLVTSSADNCSLVPDTVLNKNTHFIDSSNVYGSDIDLANQLRLFKGGQLLYNKIENQKYCPQDSSKVVKKGNETQVTVAFVAGDINVNQNLGIALFQNLFLRFHNYIANKLQEDHPLWTDETVYQETRRIVAAVTQIITYDHFLPIILGENYINEYGLNNETNYDPTIIPAVAQEMTSGAFRLLHNIIPAKLNFMSENYTTYEVEEPSKSFLKPDSLIGNVDGLIRGLTETTGREPQSSYNNLITNIVIESPSINTTGFDLLSYDIQRGRDVGLPPYTKLRSLCGLPQVNTFDDLSDYIPSEKIDQLKDFYSSVDDIDYYVGILLENKANGSMLGPTGSCVIADSFYRFRNGDRFFYDVKDQPGSFTSDQLQSLKNITLSHIICVTSDVERIQTNTFKLIDHIRMMKLKPNCETYTIDLTAW from the exons CCCTTTAATTGGCTTTAAGTCGAAATCGAAATGGTGTACATTACGAAATGTGGCGCTCTTTGTGTCCTTTATGCTATGCATATTAATTGTCTTATATGCGTTGTTTTTGATATTCAATAAACCAATGACg aaaatatctaCTTTAAGATTAAATAGTGTGGCGACCatcaataatgattattttgagaaaTGTGCACCACAGATAACGTGTGACCCTAACGCAAAATACAGAACAGTAAATGGATCATGCAATAATTTGCAAAATCCTAGCTGGGGCGCAGCACTAACTCCTTTTTATAGATACATGGATCCGGTGTTTAGTGata GGATCTCAGCTTTTCGGCTACAATCGGATGGAAGTCTATTACCAAATGCTCGAAATCTTACTCTGACGATATTCAAAGACATTAAAAGGATTTGTGAccataaaaacaatgaaatctTGGTACCATGGGCCCAATTTATCACCCACGATATGGCTTATTCTCCAGTTCGTAGTGTCAATTCATCTTTTCCTG ctgcCCTAGACCATTGTCAGGATGAGAATCCACCAACAGAGTGCTCGGCGACCATTCCATTATCTCCGGACGATCCAGTGTACGGAAAATTGAATATgacgattttaaaattcatgcGTTTAGTAACTTCATCAGCCGATAATTGCTCCTTAGTTCCTGACACAGtt cttaataaaaacacacattttatCGACTCATCAAATGTGTATGGTTCCGATATTGATTTGGCAAATCAATTGCGTCTGTTTAAAGGaggacaattattatacaataaaattgaaaatcaaaaatattgtccTCAGGATTCAAGCAAAGTTGTAAAAAAAGGAAATGAGACTCAAGTAACAGTTGCATTTGTTGCAG gAGACATAAATGTTAACCAAAATTTAGGAATAGccttatttcaaaatttatttctaagaTTCCATAATTATATCGCAAACAAGTTACAAGAAGATCACCCTTTATGGACTGATGAGACTGTCTACCAAGAAACACGTAGAATCGTTGCAGCTGTTACtcaaattattacatacgATCATTTTTTGCCGATAATTTTGG gtgaaaattatatcaatgaaTATGGTTTAAATAACGAAACTAATTATGATCCAACGATAATACCTGCTGTGGCACAAGAGATGACTAGCGGTGCTTTCCGATTACTTCACAACATAATTCCTGccaaattaaa CTTTATGAGTGAAAATTACACTACATATGAAGTGGAAGAACCTTCCAAGTCATTTCTAAAACCAGATTCATTGATTGGTAACGTTGATGGATTAATTAGAGGCTTAACTGAAACTACTGGACGCGAACCGCAGTCATCGTACAATAACCtt attacaaatattgttattgaaagTCCATCAATCAATACTACTGGATTTGATTTGCTTTCTTATGATATACAACGTGGTCGTGACGTTGGTCTTCCTCCTTACACTAAATTGAGAAGTTTGTGCGGACTGCCACAAGTGAATACATTTGATGATTTATCGGATTACATACCATCAGAA aaaattgaCCAGTTAAAAGATTTCTATTCATCGGTTGacgatattgattattatgttggaattttattggaaaataaaGCAAACGGATCCATGCTTGGCCCTACTGGAAGTTGTGTTATTGCTGATAGTTTTTATCGATTTAGAAACGGTGATCGATTTTTTTACGACGTCAAAGATCAACCTGGAAGCTTCACTTCgg atcaaTTACAGTCGTTGAAGAATATTACTCTTAGTCATATTATCTGTGTAACGTCAGATGTAGAACGTATTCAAACGAATACATTCAAGTTAATTGATCAcat ACGAATGATGAAACTTAAGCCCAACTGCGAAACATACACAATTGACTTAACTGCATGGTGA